One stretch of Bosea vaviloviae DNA includes these proteins:
- the ccmE gene encoding cytochrome c maturation protein CcmE, which translates to MTAAEPTAEPAAEPLRPVAAKRRWTRKQRRLALIGAAGVVLCLAAGLVLVAMRDTIVFFYGPTEIVEKGLAPGTRMRLGGLVETGSVVRGPGQRVVFAVTDSKTTLNVTYQGLLPDLFREGQGVVTEGVFEGAGRFRADSVLAKHDETYMPREVADTLKKQGHWQPGAAGPNPSPATPPPVTK; encoded by the coding sequence ATGACTGCTGCCGAGCCCACTGCCGAGCCCGCTGCCGAGCCGTTGCGTCCGGTCGCCGCCAAGCGCCGCTGGACCCGCAAGCAGCGCCGTCTGGCCCTGATCGGCGCCGCCGGCGTCGTGCTCTGCCTTGCCGCCGGGCTGGTGCTCGTCGCCATGCGCGACACCATCGTCTTCTTCTACGGACCGACCGAGATCGTCGAGAAGGGGCTCGCGCCCGGCACGCGCATGCGGCTCGGCGGGCTGGTCGAGACAGGGTCCGTCGTGCGTGGCCCGGGTCAGCGCGTCGTCTTCGCGGTCACCGACAGCAAGACCACGCTCAACGTGACCTATCAGGGGCTCTTGCCCGATCTCTTCCGCGAAGGGCAGGGAGTCGTCACCGAAGGCGTCTTCGAGGGCGCGGGCCGCTTCCGCGCCGACTCCGTCCTGGCCAAGCATGACGAGACCTATATGCCGCGCGAGGTCGCCGACACGCTGAAGAAGCAGGGTCATTGGCAGCCGGGAGCGGCGGGCCCGAACCCATCCCCCGCCACGCCACCCCCCGTCACCAAATGA
- a CDS encoding heme lyase CcmF/NrfE family subunit: MIVEIGHFALALALGVAVVQALVPLWGVARHDRALASVGTAAAITCFLLVALAFAALVASYVRSDFSVENVASNSHSAQPLIYKLTSAWGNHEGSMLLWVLILTLFGALVALSRRSLPARLRAGTLAAQGAVTVAFLAFTLLTSNPFRRLDPAPGEGQDLNPILQDLGLAIHPPLLYVGYVGFSITYAFAVAALIDGRIDAVWARAVRPWTLLAWVFLTLGIAMGSYWAYYELGWGGWWFWDPVENASLMPWLAGTALIHSTVVMEKRDALKVWTILLAILTFSLSLLGTFIVRSGVLTSVHSFASDPARGLFILAILIVFVGGSLALFAWRAPLLRQGGLFAPVSREGALVVNNVFIATSCATVFIGTLYPLVLEMLTGDKISVGPPFFNATFVPLLVPLLLVLPLGQSLAWKRGNLLGAAQRTAAAFGLGILVAVGVLAYMRGGPVLAPLGIGLGVFLVTGAIFDLGERIVARASGLRAVLSRAKGLPRSAWGTAFAHAGVGLSVIGIAAAAWSTEAIGILKPGESLTSGRYTVVLESITPRPGPNFREDVVRFRILSGDRPLKPVEAMKRVYTARAMPTSEAGIRTDGLSQAYVNVGEIESDGGIAVRLYDKPLILLIWIGAIVMAFGGALSLTDRRFRLAAPQRAKPADKKPARAKPVPAAPQPAE, from the coding sequence ATGATCGTCGAGATCGGCCATTTCGCGCTTGCCTTGGCGCTTGGCGTTGCCGTGGTGCAGGCCCTGGTGCCGCTCTGGGGCGTGGCGCGTCATGACCGGGCGCTGGCCTCGGTCGGCACCGCTGCGGCGATCACCTGCTTCCTGCTGGTCGCCTTGGCTTTCGCGGCCCTGGTCGCGTCCTATGTCCGGTCCGATTTCTCGGTCGAGAACGTCGCTTCGAACTCGCATTCGGCCCAGCCGCTGATCTACAAACTGACCTCGGCCTGGGGCAATCACGAAGGCTCGATGCTGCTCTGGGTCTTGATCCTGACGCTGTTCGGGGCGCTGGTCGCGCTGTCGCGCCGCTCGCTGCCGGCGCGGTTGCGGGCCGGCACGCTCGCCGCCCAAGGCGCGGTCACGGTCGCCTTCCTCGCCTTCACGCTTCTGACCTCGAACCCCTTCCGGCGGCTCGATCCGGCACCGGGCGAGGGCCAGGATCTCAACCCGATCCTCCAGGATCTCGGTCTCGCGATCCATCCGCCGCTGCTCTATGTCGGCTATGTCGGCTTCTCCATCACCTATGCCTTCGCGGTCGCCGCCCTGATCGACGGGCGGATCGACGCGGTCTGGGCGCGCGCAGTCCGGCCCTGGACGCTGCTCGCCTGGGTGTTCCTGACGCTGGGCATCGCGATGGGCTCCTATTGGGCCTATTACGAGCTCGGCTGGGGCGGCTGGTGGTTCTGGGATCCGGTCGAGAACGCCTCGCTGATGCCCTGGCTTGCCGGCACGGCGCTGATCCATTCCACCGTGGTGATGGAGAAGCGCGACGCGCTCAAGGTCTGGACGATCCTGCTCGCGATCCTGACCTTCTCGCTCTCGCTGCTCGGCACCTTCATCGTCCGCTCCGGCGTGCTGACCTCGGTGCATTCCTTCGCCAGCGACCCGGCGCGCGGGCTCTTTATTCTCGCGATCCTGATTGTCTTCGTCGGCGGCTCGCTGGCGCTCTTCGCCTGGCGTGCGCCCTTGCTCAGGCAGGGCGGCCTGTTCGCACCGGTCTCCCGCGAGGGCGCGCTCGTCGTCAACAACGTCTTCATCGCGACCTCCTGCGCCACGGTCTTCATCGGCACGCTCTATCCGCTGGTGCTGGAGATGCTGACCGGGGACAAGATCTCGGTCGGCCCGCCCTTCTTCAACGCGACCTTCGTGCCGCTGCTGGTGCCGCTGCTGCTGGTCCTGCCGCTCGGCCAGTCGCTTGCCTGGAAGCGTGGCAATCTGCTCGGCGCGGCGCAGCGCACTGCCGCTGCCTTCGGCCTCGGCATCCTCGTTGCGGTCGGCGTGCTCGCCTATATGCGCGGCGGGCCGGTCCTGGCGCCGCTCGGCATCGGGCTTGGCGTCTTCCTGGTCACTGGCGCGATCTTCGACCTCGGCGAGCGCATTGTCGCGCGCGCCAGCGGCCTGCGGGCCGTTCTGTCGCGGGCGAAGGGCCTGCCGCGCTCCGCCTGGGGCACGGCCTTCGCCCATGCCGGCGTCGGCCTGAGCGTGATCGGCATCGCCGCCGCCGCCTGGAGCACGGAGGCGATCGGCATCCTGAAGCCGGGCGAAAGCCTGACCAGCGGCCGTTATACCGTGGTGCTCGAAAGCATCACCCCGCGCCCCGGCCCCAATTTCCGCGAGGATGTGGTGCGTTTCCGCATCCTGTCGGGCGACAGGCCGCTCAAGCCCGTCGAGGCGATGAAGCGCGTCTACACGGCCCGCGCCATGCCGACGAGTGAAGCGGGCATCCGCACCGACGGCCTGAGCCAGGCCTATGTCAATGTAGGCGAGATCGAGAGCGATGGTGGCATCGCCGTCAGGCTCTACGACAAGCCGCTGATCCTGCTGATCTGGATCGGCGCGATCGTGATGGCCTTCGGCGGCGCGCTCTCGCTGACCGACCGGCGCTTCCGGCTGGCGGCGCCGCAGCGTGCCAAGCCTGCCGACAAAAAGCCTGCCCGCGCCAAACCCGTCCCCGCCGCGCCTCAACCGGCGGAGTGA
- the ccmI gene encoding c-type cytochrome biogenesis protein CcmI, producing the protein MLIWIIFAVMTGAAVFALLWPLGRGQGAAFADGSDAASLYRAQVNEIDRDLGRALIGPAEAEAARVEAARRLLRAADKEGDPAGETESSLRRRRASSALALSFVPLLALLVYGAYGSPTRPDQPLSARLRSDPSQQDFAVSLARIEAHLAANPADGRGWAVLAPVYLRQGRPEDAARAFTAAIRNGEDGAEMRAGLGEAQILTAGGVVTVEARETLAEALKREPGNPRARYFLAIAREQDGDSQGAVAAFESLLKDAPPGAAWAPAVRQRLQALDNHALDRDTARAEIAKLPAADQQAAIRGMVEGLAERLKAGGGTLAEWERLVRSQNVLGEKAAAREAVAMARSRLSQDSAALVQLDQLAGELGLKEPAP; encoded by the coding sequence ATGCTGATCTGGATCATCTTTGCGGTCATGACGGGGGCGGCGGTTTTCGCGCTGCTCTGGCCGCTCGGCCGTGGCCAGGGCGCGGCTTTCGCCGACGGCTCGGATGCCGCGAGCCTCTATCGCGCCCAGGTCAATGAGATCGACCGCGACCTCGGCCGCGCGCTGATCGGCCCGGCCGAGGCTGAAGCTGCCCGTGTCGAAGCCGCGCGGCGCCTGCTGCGCGCGGCCGACAAGGAGGGCGATCCGGCCGGCGAGACGGAATCGTCCCTGCGCCGCCGCCGCGCCAGCTCGGCTTTGGCCTTGTCCTTTGTGCCGCTGCTCGCATTGCTGGTCTATGGCGCCTATGGCTCGCCCACGCGTCCTGACCAGCCGCTGTCGGCGCGGTTGCGCAGCGATCCGTCGCAGCAGGATTTCGCGGTGTCGCTGGCCCGCATCGAGGCGCATCTGGCGGCTAATCCGGCAGATGGGCGCGGCTGGGCGGTGCTCGCGCCGGTCTATCTGCGGCAGGGCCGGCCCGAAGACGCGGCGCGCGCCTTCACTGCTGCGATCCGCAATGGCGAGGACGGGGCGGAGATGCGCGCCGGTCTCGGCGAGGCTCAGATCCTTACGGCCGGCGGCGTGGTGACGGTGGAAGCGCGCGAAACCCTCGCCGAGGCGCTCAAGCGCGAACCCGGCAATCCCCGCGCGCGCTACTTTCTCGCCATCGCCAGGGAACAGGACGGCGACAGCCAGGGCGCTGTTGCCGCGTTCGAAAGCCTGCTCAAGGATGCGCCGCCCGGCGCAGCCTGGGCCCCGGCCGTGCGCCAGAGGTTGCAAGCTCTCGACAACCACGCGCTCGACAGAGATACGGCGCGGGCCGAGATCGCCAAGCTGCCGGCGGCTGATCAGCAGGCGGCGATCCGTGGCATGGTCGAGGGGCTGGCCGAGCGCCTGAAGGCGGGCGGCGGCACGCTGGCCGAATGGGAAAGATTGGTCCGCTCGCAGAATGTGCTCGGCGAGAAGGCCGCCGCGCGCGAGGCTGTCGCGATGGCGCGTTCGCGCTTGTCGCAGGACAGCGCCGCACTCGTGCAGCTCGACCAGCTCGCGGGCGAACTCGGGCTGAAGGAGCCGGCGCCATGA
- a CDS encoding cytochrome c-type biogenesis protein, with amino-acid sequence MLRALVIVALCLGWAGPGRAVQPDEVLPNAALEHRARAISGGLRCLVCQNQSIDDSDAPLARDLRILVRERLVAGDSDAAVQDFVVARYGDFVLLRPPFTIATVALWAGPFLILLFGLAFIWRSGRRMKPLGGAAAPLSPDEQARIEALMKRDGE; translated from the coding sequence ATGCTGCGCGCCCTTGTCATCGTTGCGCTTTGTCTGGGCTGGGCCGGCCCAGGTCGCGCCGTCCAGCCTGACGAGGTTCTGCCGAACGCCGCGCTCGAACACCGCGCCCGGGCGATTTCCGGCGGCTTGCGCTGCCTCGTCTGCCAGAACCAGTCGATCGACGATTCCGACGCGCCCCTGGCCCGCGATCTGCGCATCCTGGTGCGCGAGCGGCTGGTCGCCGGCGACAGCGACGCGGCGGTGCAGGATTTCGTCGTCGCGCGCTATGGCGATTTCGTGCTGCTGCGCCCGCCCTTCACGATCGCGACCGTGGCGCTCTGGGCCGGGCCCTTCCTGATCCTGCTCTTCGGCCTCGCCTTCATCTGGCGCAGCGGGCGGCGCATGAAGCCGCTGGGCGGGGCGGCAGCGCCGCTGTCTCCCGACGAGCAGGCGCGCATCGAAGCGCTGATGAAGCGGGACGGCGAGTAG